From the Canis lupus dingo isolate Sandy chromosome 37, ASM325472v2, whole genome shotgun sequence genome, one window contains:
- the LOC112656787 gene encoding putative protein PTGES3L gives MSSNQHTDLKIAVLALASKHHWVAGATTARQHAWMLWYNRPKYVFMEFCVEDSTEVHLLIKDLHIVFSCKNASGVELYNETEFYAKVNSKPVWLSMDFDNWRDWEEEDEVELAQVECYAELLRKVNTKRPPPGMEDLDDDSDTWSKSQRCSR, from the exons ATGTCATCAAATCAGCATACA GATCTAAAGATAGCAGTCCTTGCCTTGGCCTCCAAACACCACTGGGTAGCGGGAGCCACCACGGCAAGGCAGCATGCCTGGATGTTGTGGTACAACAGGCCCAAGTATGTGTTCATGGAGTTTTGTGTTGAGGACAGCACCGAGGTACACCTGCTCATCAAAGACCTCCATATTGTATTCAGCTGCAAGAATGCCAGTGGAGTGGAGTTGTACAATGAGACTGAATTCTATGCTAAGGTGAACTC CAAGCCAGTGTGGTTGTCTATGGACTTCGATAACTGGAGGGACtgggaagaggaggatgaggTGGAGCTGGCTCAGGTGGAATGTTACGCAGAGCTTCTGAGGAAGGTCAACACCAAGAGACCTCCCCCTGGCATGGAGGACCTAGATGATGATTCTGACACGTGG AGCAAAAGCCAAAGATGCAGCAGATAG